In one window of Notolabrus celidotus isolate fNotCel1 chromosome 15, fNotCel1.pri, whole genome shotgun sequence DNA:
- the txndc12 gene encoding thioredoxin domain-containing protein 12 — MQTSLVKMVLFSSLHVLLSLTCFHEVVEAASGKGFGDHIHWRTLDDGKKEAEASGLPIMLLIHKSWCGACKALKPKFSESKDISELAHNFVMINLEDDEEPKDEALSPDGGYIPRILFLDPSGKVHAEIINKNGNPNYKYFYSNADQVVSGMKEASEMLTGDAFKGHTADEL; from the exons ATGCAAACGTCTTTAGTAAAGATGGTTTTATTTTCATCCCTGCACGTGTTGTTGTCTTTGACGTGTTTTCATGAGGTTGTGGAAGCAGCCAGCGGgaaag GGTTTGGAGATCACATCCACTGGAGGACGCTGGATGATGGCAAGAAGGAAGCAGAGGCCAG TGGGCTGCCAATCATGCTCCTCATCCACAAGAGCTGGTGTGGAGCCTGTAAAG CACTGAAGCCCAAATTTTCTGAGTCCAAGGACATCTCTGAACTTGCACACAACTTTGTGATGATCAACCTGGAG GACGACGAGGAGCCAAAAGATGAGGCCTTGAGCCCCGATGGAGGATACATTCCTCGGATTCTTTTCCTTG ATCCCAGCGGTAAAGTCCATGCTGAAATTATCAACAAGAACGGCAATCCAAACTACAAGTACTTCTACAGCAACGCAGACCAAG TTGTGTCCGGCATGAAAGAGGCTTCAGAGATGCTGACGGGTGACGCCTTCAAGGGTCACACAGCAGACGAGCTGTGA
- the gipc2 gene encoding PDZ domain-containing protein GIPC2, with amino-acid sequence MPLGPWRKKKQSTKEHLVENEEVGGGHAGAGSLAKSAVNGAGLPPPPANLRPKLVFHTQLAHGSPTGRIEGFTNVKELYGKIAEAFNISPPEILFCTLNTHKIDMDKLLGGQIGLEDFIFAHIRGIKKEVEVHKTEDALGLTITDNGAGYAFIKRIKEGSVVDGVKVICVGDHVECINGRNIVGTRHYEVARMLKELPRDKSFTLKLVEPMKAFEMLEPRSKGAKPAGDTKITNGRGTLRLRSKGPATVEDEPTEFEEKAVQKVDDLLESYMGIRDTELAATMVEVGRDKKNPDEFAMALDETLGDFAFPDEFVFDVWGAIGDAKQGRF; translated from the exons ATGCCTCTGGGACcatggaggaagaaaaaacagtCGACGAAGGAGCATTTAGTGGAGAACGAGGAGGTCGGTGGTGGACACGCAGGTGCCGGGAGCCTGGCTAAATCTGCCGTGAACGGAGCGGGGCTCCCGCCTCCACCTGCCAACCTGCGGCCCAAACTGGTCTTCCACACGCAGCTGGCTCACGGAAGTCCCACAGGCAGGATCGAGGGATTCACCAACGTGAAGGAGTTGTATGGGAAAATAGCAGAAGCGTTTAATATAAGTCCACCTGAG atccTGTTCTGCACTCTCAACACCCACAAGATTGACATGGACAAGCTGCTGGGGGGCCAGATCGGCCTAGAGGATTTTATCTTCGCCCACATTAGAGGGATCAAGAAGGAGGTGGAAGTTCACAAAACTGAGGATGCTCTGGGCCTCACCATCACAGACAACGGAGCGGGATACGCTTTCATCAAG CGCATCAAAGAGGGCAGCGTGGTGGACGGAGTGAAGGTCATCTGTGTGGGCGACCACGTGGAGTGCATTAACGGGCGTAACATCGTGGGGACGCGGCATTATGAGGTGGCCCGCATGCTGAAAGAGCTGCCCAGAGACAAGTCCTTCACCCTCAAGCTGGTGGAGCCCATGAAAGCCTTCG AAATGCTTGAGCCCAGGTCAAAGGGTGCCAAACCAGCCGGTGACACCAAGATCACTAACGGGAGGGGGACTCTGAGACTCCGTTCCAAGGGCCCGGCTACTGTAGAGGACGAG CCAACGGAGTTTGAGGAGAAGGCTGTGCAGAAAGTGGATGACCTCCTGGAGAGCTACATGGGCATCAGAGACACTGAACTTG CTGCTACCATGGTCGAGGTCGGCCGTGACAAGAAGAACCCAGATGAATTCGCCATGGCGTTAGACGAGACCCTCGGAGACTTCGCCTTTCCCGATGAGTTCGTATTTGACGTCTGGGGGGCCATCGGAGACGCAAAGCAGGGAAGATTTTGA
- the dnajb4 gene encoding dnaJ homolog subfamily B member 4, whose translation MGKDYYKTLGISKGATEEDIKKAYRKQALKWHPDKNKSAAAEEKFKEIAEAYEVLSDPKKREVYDQYGEEGLKGGNGPTADGQGSTFTYTFHGDPHATFATFFGGSNPFEMFFGRKANGRDDEDMEVDGNDPFGSFTSFNLNGFPRDGHIGPGGPQRRKQDPAIVHELRVTLEEVFHGCTKRMKISRKRLNPDGRTMRTEDKILTIEIKRGWKEGTKITFPREGDESLNTIPADIVFVIKDKPHPHFRREGSNIVYPVRVSLRQSLCGCSVTVSTIDGKTCNIKITDVVKPGMRKTVAGQGLPLPKNAEQRGDLVVEFDVNFPETLPGNAKDVLKRHLPT comes from the exons ATGGGCAAAGATTACTACAAAACGCTGGGCATTTCTAAAGGAGCCACAGAGGAGGATATAAAGAAAGCGTACAGAAAACAGGCGCTGAAATGGCACCCGGACAAAAACAAGTCTGCAGCCGCCGAGGAGAAATTCAAGGAAATCGCCGAGGCTTATGAAGTCCTCAGTGATCCGAAGAAAAGAGAAGTTTATGACCAGTACGGAGAGGAAG GTCTCAAGGGAGGAAATGGGCCCACTGCTGATGGCCAAGGCAGCACATTCACCTACACCTTCCATGGGGATCCACATGCCACCTTCGCCACTTTCTTTGGGGGTTCAAACCCCTTTGAGATGTTCTTCGGGCGTAAAGCTAACGGCAGAGACGACGAGGACATGGAGGTAGACGGAAACGACCCCTTTGGCTCCTTCACCAGCTTCAACCTGAACGGATTCCCCAGGGATGGGCACATCGGCCCTGGAGGGCCCCAACGCAGGAAGCAGGACCCTGCTATCGTCCACGAACTGAGGGTCACCCTGGAGGAGGTCTTTCACGGCTGCACCAAGAGGATGAAAATCTCTCGCAAGAGGCTAAATCCGGATGGCAGGACCATGCGCACAGAGGATAAGATTCTCACAATCGAGATCAAGCGGGGCTGGAAAGAAGGAACCAAGATCACTTTCCCACGGGAAGGAGACGAGTCGCTGAACACAATTCCTGCTGACATTGTTTTTGTCATCAAGGACAAGCCACACCCCCATTTTAGGCGAGAGGGCTCGAACATAGTCTATCCTGTACGCGTGAGCCTGCGACAG tcGTTGTGCGGATGCTCGGTGACCGTGTCAACGATAGACGGCAAGACGTGCAACATCAAGATCACAGACGTCGTCAAGCCCGGCATGAGAAAGACTGTGGCTGGGCAGGGCCTCCCCTTACCCAAAAAcgcagagcagagaggggacCTGGTGGTGGAGTTTGATGTGAACTTTCCTGAGACGCTGCCCGGCAACGCCAAGGACGTCCTGAAACGGCATTTACCAACCTAG